Proteins encoded in a region of the Pseudothermotoga elfii DSM 9442 = NBRC 107921 genome:
- a CDS encoding tripartite tricarboxylate transporter TctB family protein, whose amino-acid sequence MKQSSEKILAIVVLSFGVMYIITTLGLPRAPVGNPMSPLYFPIGLGILMSVLGFLMLIRTEGSKVRKEVPKRSYFMILTILCACFAYAMLFKIIGFVASTMLFLVGLLFLLNGYKKWLINIIVAISYTFGIWYVFEKIFMISLP is encoded by the coding sequence ATGAAACAAAGTTCTGAAAAAATATTGGCTATAGTGGTTTTAAGTTTTGGAGTCATGTACATAATCACAACATTGGGGTTGCCAAGAGCACCGGTGGGAAATCCTATGAGCCCGCTTTATTTTCCCATAGGTCTGGGGATTTTAATGAGTGTTTTAGGGTTTTTAATGCTTATTAGAACAGAGGGCAGTAAAGTAAGGAAAGAGGTACCAAAAAGAAGTTATTTTATGATACTTACGATTCTATGTGCCTGCTTTGCTTATGCTATGTTGTTCAAAATAATTGGGTTTGTGGCATCAACAATGCTGTTTTTGGTGGGTTTGTTGTTTTTACTCAACGGGTATAAGAAATGGTTGATAAATATTATCGTTGCAATTTCATACACGTTTGGTATATGGTATGTGTTTGAAAAAATTTTCATGATCAGCTTGCCATAG